The Chryseobacterium sp. LJ668 genome segment AACAGATACCGATCAGGTTTTTGAAGATAATAATATCAAAATTGTTGTAGAAAAAAAATCGATTCTTTATTTAGCAGGTACCATCCTCGAATACTCAGGTGGATTGAATGGAAAAGGATTTGTTTTTAACAATCCTAATGCAGCCAGAACGTGTGGTTGCGGTGAGAGTTTTAGCTTATAATTAGACATTGGAAGTACTGATTTAGAATACTCTAAATCTTAAATCTAATTTCTAAAATCTATTAAAATGAGTAAATATACTGAAGACGACTTAAGAGTCGATTTAGAAAATCAAAAATACGAATTCGGCTGGGAAACGATACTCGATTACGAAGATTTCCCAACTGGTTTAAATGAAGACATCGTCCGTGCTATTTCTGCTAAAAAAGAAGAACCGGAATGGATGACAGAATGGCGTTTGGAATCTTTCAAGATCTGGTTAAAAATGACTGAGCCTGAATGGGCGAACATCAAATACACAAAACCGGATTTTCAGGCGATAAAATATTACGCTGCACCGAAAGCTAAACCAGAATTGGCAAGCTTAGATGAAGTGGATCCTGAACTATTGGCAACTTTCGCCAAGTTAGGAATCAACATTGAAGAGCAGAAAAGACTTTCAAATGTTGCTGTAGATATCGTAATAGATTCGATCTCTGTAAAAACGACTTTTCAGGATACTTTAGCAGAAAAAGGAATTATTTTCTGTTCAATTTCCGAAGCGATTAAAAATCATCCGGATTTAGTAAAAAAATATCTTGGAAAAGTAGTTCCGAGAGGTGATAACTTTTATGCCGCATTGAATTCCGCAGTATTTTCTGACGGAAGTTTCTGCTATATTCCAAAAGGGGTAAGATGCCCAATGGAATTATCAACCTATTTCCGTATCAATCAGTCTGGTACAGGTCAGTTTGAAAGAACGCTTGTTATTGCTGATGAGGGAAGTTATGTTTCTTACTTGGAAGGCTGTACCGCTCCGTCAAGAGACGAAAACCAGCTTCACGCCGCAGTTGTTGAATTAATTGCTTTAGATAATGCTGAAATTAAATATTCAACGGTTCAGAACTGGTATCCAGGGAATGAAGAAGGTAAGGGTGGTGTTTTCAACTTTGTAACCAAAAGAGGATTATGCGAAACTAAAGCAAAAATCTCTTGGACTCAGGTTGAAACTGGTTCTGCTGTAACTTGGAAATATCCTTCTTGTATCTTAAAAGGTGACGGTTCTATAGGTGAGTTCTACTCTATCGCAGTGACCAACAATCATCAATATGCCGATACGGGTACAAAGATGATTCACATCGGAAAGAATACAAAATCAACGATTATTTCTAAAGGAATTTCTGCAGGAAAATCTCAAAACTCATACAGAGGTTTGGTAAAAGTAATGCCTTCTGCAAAAGGAGCCAGAAACTTCTCACAGTGTGACTCACTATTGATGGGTAACGAATGTGGAGCGCATACTTTCCCTTATATTGAAATTAAAGATCCGACTGCTCAGTTAGAACATGAAGCTACCACTTCAAAAATCGGTGAAGATCAGATCTTCTACTGTAACCAGAGAGGTATCGATACGGAAAGAGCAATTGCTTTGATCGTCAATGGTTTCAGTAAAGAAGTTTTAAATAAATTACCAATGGAATTTGCCATTGAAGCCCAGAAGTTACTGGAGATTTCTTTGGAAGGTTCTGTGGGATAGTTTGATTTTATCGCAAAGTAAAACAAAGATTTAAAAAAGCAACCAGCTTATTTTAAGATAAACTAAGCCGCTAACGCTTAGGAAAGAAATACAAATGAAATTAATTTTCAACTTGTATCTTTGCGAAAAACAAACAAATGACAGAAAATGACATTTCAAAGGTTGTATTTGAAAGCGGATTAAAGATTCATAGAAAATTAGGTGTTGGTTTATTTGAAACCATTTATGAAGATTGTTTATTTTATGAATTAAAGAAAGAAGGATTAATAGTTGAAAAACAAAAATTCCTGAATATCCAATATGAAGAACTTATTTTGGAAAGAGCTTTTAAAATGGATTTGTTGATTGAAAATAAAGTCGTTTTAGAAATCAAATCAGTAGAAAGCTTAAATAATTTTCATGCTTTACAGCTCAAAAATTATTTAAGAATCGGAAACTTTAAGTTAGGAATGCTTCTAAATTTTAACTCTCAGCTTTTTAAAAACGGAGTAAGAAGAATAGCAAACAATCTTGATCAAATTTAAATATTAAAATAAAAATAGTATTTCCTCGCTAAGCGTTAGCGCCTTTGTTTATCTTAAAGATAACACAGGAGACAAATAAAAATCTTTGTCTAACCTTGCGATAAATTAAAAATATATGTTAAACATTAAAAACTTACATGCCAGAATCGAAGATGGCGCACAAATATTAAAAGGTATCAATCTTGAAATCAAGCCGGGCGAAGTTCACGCGATCATGGGACCAAACGGAGCCGGAAAATCTACCCTTTCTTCTGTAATTGCAGGAAAAGAAGATTACGAAGTAACGGAAGGGGAAATCCTTTTTCAAGGTGAAAACATTATTGAAGATGCTCCGGAGGAAAGAGCTCACAAAGGAATTTTCCTTTCTTTTCAATATCCGGTAGAGATTCCGGGAGTTTCTGTGACGAACTTCATTAAAGCTGCTCTAAACGAAAACAGAAAAGCAAACGGATTTGAAGATATGCCTGCAAAAGAAATGCTGGCGATGATTCGTGAAAAATCTGAGAAATTAGGAATTAAAAAAGATTTCCTTTCAAGATCATTGAACGAAGGATTTTCGGGTGGTGAAAAGAAAAGAAACGAGATTTTCCAGATGATGATGCTGAATCCTAAGTTAGCTATTCTTGACGAAACGGATTCCGGATTGGATATCGATGCTTTGAGAATCGTTGCAGATGGTGTAAACCAGTTTAAAAACGAAGGAAATGCAGTTCTTTTGATCACGCATTATCAAAGATTGCTGAATTATATTGAGCCTGATTATGTACACGTTTTAGCGAACGGAAAAATCATAAAAACAGGTGATAAATCTTTAGCTTTAGAATTGGAAAGCAAAGGTTACGACTGGTTGCTTAACTAAGAAAATATTTTTGGTTAAGTTTTTTATCAATCCTTAGTCGAAAAGGCAGTGAAAAACTGCGATATTGATACAAATTAAATTTATAATAAAGGTGTGATGGCCGAAATATCAGTAATGGCTTTATACGATCAAACAATAGAAAATCACAGTGAATTTTTGGAGAGTCTGCGTCACAGATTTTTAGATGACGACAGAAAAACGGCGCTGCAGAAGTTTGCAATTAAAGGTTTTCCGACAAAGAAAGACGAAGAATACAAGTATACCAACATCAAAGAAATCACGGAGAAAGATTATAATTTTTTCCCGAAAGAAAGTCACAACATCACCAAAGAACAGCTTGATGAGCTGCACTTGGGAGAAGAAAATTTTGACTGGATTGTTTTTGTAAACGGTCAGCTTCGTAAAGAGCTTTCAAGCATTTCTATCGAAAATGCAGAATTTTTATCTTTCAATTATGCTTTGAATGATGAGAATCATAAAGATATTTTCGATCAATATTTTAATACGATTGCGGCAAAAGATTTAGCTTTTACCAATTTAAATCAGGCTTACTGCAAATACGGATTTTTCCTGAAAGTTCCGAAAAATGTGATTATCGAAAAACCGATCCACGTTTTTTATCTTTCTCAAAATCAGGAAGAAAACACTTTCTACAACACCAGAAACTTATTGATTGTAGAAGAAGGAGCGAAAGTTGAAATCATCGAAAGTCATCATAATTTTGACGAAATTTTTGTGTTTACCAATTCGGTAACTGAAATTTTCACGTATCAGAATGCAAAAGCAGACTGGCACAAAATTCAGAATGACAGTGATACTTCTTATTTGGTAGATCACACATTTGCTAAACAGGAAAGAGACAGTTTAACGACGGTAAATACATTTACATTCGGAGGAAAAATCATCAGAAACAATCTGGATTTTATTCATAACGGAGAAAATATCAACTCTTTCATGAATGGAATCACGATTATCGGGAAAGATCAGTTGGTCGATCACCACACGGCGGTTCACCATAACACGCCAAACTGTCAGAGTTATCAGAATTACAAAGGTATTTATAAAGATAAATCTCACGGAGTTTTTAACGGAAAAGTATTTGTAAATAAGATCGCTCAGAAAACCAACGCTTATCAGCAAAACAACAACGTTTTATTAAGCGAAGGAGCAACAATTGACACCAAGCCTCAATTGGAGATTTTCGCAGACGATGTGAAGTGTTCTCACGGTTGTACAGTTGGTCAGTTGAATAAAGATGCTTTATTTTATTTGAGAGCGAGAGGTATTTCTAAAAAAGAAGCACAAGCATTATTGCTTTACGCTTTTGCCAATGACGCAATGCAGAATATCGACATTGAGCCATTAAAAGTAAAAATCGAGCAACTTTTAGCAGAAAAACTTGAAGTTACTATGGAATTCTAAAATTCCATTTAAACATAAGAAAGAAAGCACTTCAATCG includes the following:
- a CDS encoding HesB/IscA family protein, which codes for MIKVSDHAKEKAIQLMTEDGFNPAEDYIRVGVKSGGCSGLEYVLGFDNKKTDTDQVFEDNNIKIVVEKKSILYLAGTILEYSGGLNGKGFVFNNPNAARTCGCGESFSL
- the sufB gene encoding Fe-S cluster assembly protein SufB yields the protein MSKYTEDDLRVDLENQKYEFGWETILDYEDFPTGLNEDIVRAISAKKEEPEWMTEWRLESFKIWLKMTEPEWANIKYTKPDFQAIKYYAAPKAKPELASLDEVDPELLATFAKLGINIEEQKRLSNVAVDIVIDSISVKTTFQDTLAEKGIIFCSISEAIKNHPDLVKKYLGKVVPRGDNFYAALNSAVFSDGSFCYIPKGVRCPMELSTYFRINQSGTGQFERTLVIADEGSYVSYLEGCTAPSRDENQLHAAVVELIALDNAEIKYSTVQNWYPGNEEGKGGVFNFVTKRGLCETKAKISWTQVETGSAVTWKYPSCILKGDGSIGEFYSIAVTNNHQYADTGTKMIHIGKNTKSTIISKGISAGKSQNSYRGLVKVMPSAKGARNFSQCDSLLMGNECGAHTFPYIEIKDPTAQLEHEATTSKIGEDQIFYCNQRGIDTERAIALIVNGFSKEVLNKLPMEFAIEAQKLLEISLEGSVG
- a CDS encoding GxxExxY protein; this encodes MTENDISKVVFESGLKIHRKLGVGLFETIYEDCLFYELKKEGLIVEKQKFLNIQYEELILERAFKMDLLIENKVVLEIKSVESLNNFHALQLKNYLRIGNFKLGMLLNFNSQLFKNGVRRIANNLDQI
- the sufC gene encoding Fe-S cluster assembly ATPase SufC; the protein is MLNIKNLHARIEDGAQILKGINLEIKPGEVHAIMGPNGAGKSTLSSVIAGKEDYEVTEGEILFQGENIIEDAPEERAHKGIFLSFQYPVEIPGVSVTNFIKAALNENRKANGFEDMPAKEMLAMIREKSEKLGIKKDFLSRSLNEGFSGGEKKRNEIFQMMMLNPKLAILDETDSGLDIDALRIVADGVNQFKNEGNAVLLITHYQRLLNYIEPDYVHVLANGKIIKTGDKSLALELESKGYDWLLN
- the sufD gene encoding Fe-S cluster assembly protein SufD, with amino-acid sequence MALYDQTIENHSEFLESLRHRFLDDDRKTALQKFAIKGFPTKKDEEYKYTNIKEITEKDYNFFPKESHNITKEQLDELHLGEENFDWIVFVNGQLRKELSSISIENAEFLSFNYALNDENHKDIFDQYFNTIAAKDLAFTNLNQAYCKYGFFLKVPKNVIIEKPIHVFYLSQNQEENTFYNTRNLLIVEEGAKVEIIESHHNFDEIFVFTNSVTEIFTYQNAKADWHKIQNDSDTSYLVDHTFAKQERDSLTTVNTFTFGGKIIRNNLDFIHNGENINSFMNGITIIGKDQLVDHHTAVHHNTPNCQSYQNYKGIYKDKSHGVFNGKVFVNKIAQKTNAYQQNNNVLLSEGATIDTKPQLEIFADDVKCSHGCTVGQLNKDALFYLRARGISKKEAQALLLYAFANDAMQNIDIEPLKVKIEQLLAEKLEVTMEF